The genomic region GACCACATGGGTAATGTTATTGAGGCTGTCAAAACTGAAGTCTTGACCGACGATGCTACGCCCCAAGCGATCCTGTGGGTGTTCGCGGCCTTCGCAGCGATAAGTCTTCAAGCGCAAGTAGGCGTCGTAGCTAAAGGTCTCACCGATGACCAGCTGTGCTTTCGCGTCTCGAAAAACCCGCTTCGCCAACATACTGTTGGGGTGATACTCACTGGTCATCACCTGCAACAGCTCGCCGTTTTGCTCAAAGCGGCGCTCGGCTTCTCGCCCCAGTGAGTCGTAGGTAATCCTGGTGACGACTCGCGTATTCTCGTAAACGGCGGTCAGCGTCTGAGGCCGACCAAATATATCGTAATCCTGCTCGATCACCATTGAGCCGGTGGTCATCCGCAGGAAACGCCCGTGTGCATCATAATCGAACTGGCTTCGCTGGCCATCGGCTGTGATTTGATACTTCAAGCGCCCGCCGGGGGAATAGTCATACAGTGTGGTAACGGACGTACCACTGACCGTTTGAACATCCTTTTCGGGATTGCCGTTGACGTCGTAAACAACCTCATGAATCGAGCCATCGGTCTGCGAATGCGTCAAAGCGCCGGACATCAGGTCATGTCGGTAGGTGTTGACTGAGCGCCCTGCTATTTCAATACGACTGGGCCTGTTCAGCTCTCTGTTATAAAAACGTTTCTCACGAACACCGAGTGGGGAAACAATGGAGGCAGGCTCCATCCATCCGGCCTCATACTCCAAAATCATGGCCTGCCCTTTCCCGCGGACCTGGCTGATCATGCGGCCCAGGCTGTCATACGTACGGGCCCCCACAAGTTTGCCGTCGATCATGAGTGCAGTGGCTGATTCGCTACTGGTACCGCGTGCGTATTCGATTTTACGCAGGCGCTGTGCAGTGCCATCGGCAGGTTTTTGCAAAACGGTTACCTGTCGATTGAAAGCATCGTAGGTGAATTCGGTGAGATTTTTACCCACATCCAGCACCGAAAGGCATCGGCCCAGCCCATCGTAGGTGCGCGACTCAATTTCGACGCTGTTGTCGTTAACGTCGAGGCGCTCGACCTTCGCCGGCTGGTTATGCTCATTGAACCAAGTCTTCAGGCGTTCACCGCCTTCCACCCCCTCGATCTTGAGGTTCAGCAGGGGATCGTACTCATCGATCAACACACTGCCATCAGGACGCTTCACACGGCTGAGGTTGCCCCAGCGATTATAGGTGTAGGTAGTCTCGAGTGTCCGAGTCCCGTCGCTCAGATAATCGGTATGCACCTCTTCGACGCATTGCCCAAGGGCGTCATACCGCCAGGTCCCAGTGATAAGCTCCGGCACGCCCAGCGAGTGAACTTCGGAGACCTGGCGCCCGAGACCATCATAGTAGGTGATGACCTGGGTGCCTTGGGCATCGATGGTGATCAAATGTGCCCCTCGGGTGGGCGTGGCAAAATGGTAGGCATAACGGCGCCAGGCCTGTTCTGGTTTACCGGCTGACACCGTTTCCGCTGTCATTCGGCCATTGACGTCAAACGCCATGGTCAGCGTGCTGCCACCATCGCGGGTCATGGACAACAGGCGACGGTTGACCAGGGAGAGGCTGCGCACTGACTCAAGCCACTGCCCCTCGCGTCCTTTCAAACGCCGGGTTTCAACCAGGTTATCACCGGTAATGGCGTAGCTGATTTCGCTGACTGAAGTGAGTCCGTCAATGGTGGTGGAAATACTCTTCAACCGGCCCGCCAGCTCGACAGGGGTTTGGTAGTGGGTATGCCGAGTGCTGGATACACCCGCCTGGGTACTCGACTCCTGGACGACAGAATAATCACCACTGCCCCGTTGTATACCTGTGTAGGTGTACTCGGTGATTGGCAGCGCAGGCGTGCCTCCTGCTGGAATAAGCCGCTCCTGCTTCACATAGCGCTTGAACAGGCCGTGGGGGTCGGCCGGACACTTGCCTGTCTCTCCCTGTATCGGGTAATAACTGTATTCGGTGCGCACTCCGGAGGCTGCGGTACGGCTGAGTTCATTACCATATTCATCAGTTTCAATTTGCTGAACCTCTTCCCTTGGCGCCCCACCGGCCAGCAATTCAAAGCGCTTGGTAATAGTCTTAGGTAGATGCAGGTTGGCTGGTTGCGCGGGAAACAGGCCGGGTTCGATATTGTAGGCCATCGTCGTCGTGGTCACGGTGCCTTCGCGACGGACCTGCTCCTCGGTCAACAGATGAAACTTGTTGTAGGTTGTTTTAGTGGCGCTCAGCTCAACGTTGTTATTAGCAGTATCAATGCACTTCTCCTCCGTCCAGTAGTTATAGGGCGAACCCACCAGATACAGATTGTCCTCACCCTCGCGAAAGCCACCGGAGAAGGGATAGCCAGTGAAGTTCAAGCCGGGGCTGTAGCCATAGGTTCTGGAAATGCCTGGTTGACCGGCTGCGGGTGTCTGAACCCAACTGGTGACACGCGGAATGTGCTGCCCATTGGCATACTGATGGCCGTTTTCTGCATAGCGGATCAACTCATCACCTCCCATCGGCGGCCGCACACGATTGATAGCGATCATGCCGTTTCGAAAGGGAGCTGTGTACTCAAGCACATAACCTGCAGTCGCTGCCGGTCCACTGCGATCATACGGGACGGTAATACCTGTCAGCCGCCCATTGGAATAGCTAAAGCGGATACGTGCATAGCGGTCGCCATCAACCCGCGTATCTGCCATCGCCAAGCGCCCGCCTGTGTACGTGAGCAACAGCAATACTTGCTGGCGATGATCCAGAATCCGCTCAAGCGATCCGCCCGGGGCATATTCCCACGTCAAGCGCTCGCCACTTTCAAACTCAATAGCAACAATACGATAGGGCGTAGTGCTACCCGTGCGTCGCAACACTTCAACGGTGCCGTCCTTGTAAATTACATGAAGCGTATTGGCATCCGGCCTTTTGACCATCCAATTCTTAAGCTTGCGATCCTTGATCACCAGCGTTGCGCCTACCGGGGGCAGGCTCTGGGTTTTAAATTGCTCACCGGTAAGCAATGTGAGCCTAGAACGTGCAATATCAAATTCAGTATTGCTGATCCTGCAACCGTGACCGTAAACACCAGATGTCATATCCATCATGGAAAACGAAAGCGCGATACTTCTGCTCACTTCAAGCGAGCCCTGCGGGTAAAAATTTGCCAAGTGAACTTGGTATCTGTATTGACCGGTACGTGCATCTACCGCACCGCCAAAATAAGAACTGAAATTGAAAGCTTGAGAGTAAATATCCATATCAGACTTGCGCCCTGCAAAGAAATTGATAGCCGCCCCTTACCTCAATCGCCCTTAACCAACCTTAAACGTTCGCCCCAATGATATTGCTCAAGACGAAATACATGTTCGACCCCGAAATTATCCCATAACCGCCAGTTACTTTTAGTATCGAGGTGCGGA from Pseudomonas synxantha harbors:
- a CDS encoding RHS repeat-associated core domain-containing protein, with protein sequence MDIYSQAFNFSSYFGGAVDARTGQYRYQVHLANFYPQGSLEVSRSIALSFSMMDMTSGVYGHGCRISNTEFDIARSRLTLLTGEQFKTQSLPPVGATLVIKDRKLKNWMVKRPDANTLHVIYKDGTVEVLRRTGSTTPYRIVAIEFESGERLTWEYAPGGSLERILDHRQQVLLLLTYTGGRLAMADTRVDGDRYARIRFSYSNGRLTGITVPYDRSGPAATAGYVLEYTAPFRNGMIAINRVRPPMGGDELIRYAENGHQYANGQHIPRVTSWVQTPAAGQPGISRTYGYSPGLNFTGYPFSGGFREGEDNLYLVGSPYNYWTEEKCIDTANNNVELSATKTTYNKFHLLTEEQVRREGTVTTTTMAYNIEPGLFPAQPANLHLPKTITKRFELLAGGAPREEVQQIETDEYGNELSRTAASGVRTEYSYYPIQGETGKCPADPHGLFKRYVKQERLIPAGGTPALPITEYTYTGIQRGSGDYSVVQESSTQAGVSSTRHTHYQTPVELAGRLKSISTTIDGLTSVSEISYAITGDNLVETRRLKGREGQWLESVRSLSLVNRRLLSMTRDGGSTLTMAFDVNGRMTAETVSAGKPEQAWRRYAYHFATPTRGAHLITIDAQGTQVITYYDGLGRQVSEVHSLGVPELITGTWRYDALGQCVEEVHTDYLSDGTRTLETTYTYNRWGNLSRVKRPDGSVLIDEYDPLLNLKIEGVEGGERLKTWFNEHNQPAKVERLDVNDNSVEIESRTYDGLGRCLSVLDVGKNLTEFTYDAFNRQVTVLQKPADGTAQRLRKIEYARGTSSESATALMIDGKLVGARTYDSLGRMISQVRGKGQAMILEYEAGWMEPASIVSPLGVREKRFYNRELNRPSRIEIAGRSVNTYRHDLMSGALTHSQTDGSIHEVVYDVNGNPEKDVQTVSGTSVTTLYDYSPGGRLKYQITADGQRSQFDYDAHGRFLRMTTGSMVIEQDYDIFGRPQTLTAVYENTRVVTRITYDSLGREAERRFEQNGELLQVMTSEYHPNSMLAKRVFRDAKAQLVIGETFSYDAYLRLKTYRCEGREHPQDRLGRSIVGQDFSFDSLNNITHVVTSFVGNTQDVCERFFTGTDPTQLTRLTHTLPVQDVTLTYDAAGNLLVGPSGQLYTYNEFDQLTDIRADGFQYSYRYDAESRQVLAWRGNEQPVMLAYAGEHLESLVEGSKKIRYFNGDDQVMARGGGVDGPQLHTNDAAGSVRGISAPGQAHVRRQYTPYGYTKIPLDDGKTRTMADLQLPAFNGQRLDAASRLYFLGNGRRAYDPELMVFLQVDELTPFGKGGLNGYAYCACNPSNMVDPSGLWPSWLKWVLTGAALALSIVTVGFAAPALAAAVSAGAAGMLIASKAAVLVGAGLGVVSGTLSTAALGVAEVDKAMGWDRSNHINNLGWAAFGFSIASLAVGVGGAYTSAHMAYKGAAAKWTGVGNLSDTPIGSAVLASRDRMLGLTYKFTDKAGVTPYSQMFGGTRAILRFTNLGRSIESRSQTRENAVPEGNKGSFSASTQPQTQPALSSLKDMVSSSVEYFDAFRDEAWRIRQPILSGLIQGGGDA